A genomic segment from Neisseria perflava encodes:
- the gcvP gene encoding aminomethyl-transferring glycine dehydrogenase yields the protein MKLSELFNPNEFAARHLSFGDEAALLEALGEKSMDDFVGNTVPQSIRMPSELNLPEALTEADALAKLKGIASKNVINKSYIGLGYYPTRVPNVILRNVLENPGWYTAYTPYQAEIAQGRLEALLNFQQVCIDLTGFPVAGASLLDEATAAAEAMAMAHRVGKVKSERFFVDERVYPQTLDVMKTRAKYFGFELVVGDFAQADEGEYFGALFQYVGKDGDVQDLQDVIGRLKAKGTIVAVAADIMSLVLLKSPAELGADIALGNTQRFGVPMGFGGPHAAYFAFKDEFKRSAPGRIIGVSKDASGKPALRMALSTREQHIRREKATSNICTAQALLANLAGMYAVYHGPEGVKRIANRIHALASAFADALVSDGLNVVHKVFFDTVTVDFGSKEKADQVFAAALESGYNLRRVNDTQVAAAFHETSAYEDLVDLYRAFTGKDTFTFADDVKGRLNAELLRQDDILQHPVFNSYHTEHEMLRYLKKLEDRDLAMNRSMISLGSCTMKLNATAEMLPITWAEFTDIHPYAPEAQTAGYRELLADMENSLKAITGFDAISFQPNSGAQGEYSGMLSIRRYQEANGEGHRNICLIPKSAHGTNPATAAMLGLKVVVVDTDEHGNVNIDDLKAKAEQYRDALSAIMITYPSTHGVYEEGIRDICRIIHENGGQVYMDGANLNAQIGIMQPAEVGADVLHMNLHKTFCIPHGGGGPGVGPIGLKAHLAPFAPGHALTDTHSASADQTAVAAAAFGSASILPITWMYLTMMGKQGMEQATRWALLNANYVAKRLSEDYPILYTGKNGRVAHECIVDLRPLKAESGITETDIAKRLMDYGFHAPTVSFPVAGTLMIEPTESESKAELDRFIAALKQIKQEVLKVERGEWPKDDNPLVNAPHTASDVTGEWAHPYSREEAVFPLPFVREHKFWPSVKRVDEVYGDRNLVCSCLPIDAYED from the coding sequence ATGAAACTATCTGAATTGTTCAACCCGAACGAATTTGCCGCGCGCCATTTGAGCTTTGGCGACGAGGCTGCGCTTTTGGAAGCGCTCGGCGAGAAGAGCATGGATGATTTTGTCGGCAATACCGTGCCGCAAAGCATCCGTATGCCGTCCGAACTCAATTTACCAGAAGCGTTGACCGAGGCGGACGCATTGGCGAAACTGAAAGGCATTGCGTCGAAAAACGTGATCAACAAGTCCTATATCGGCTTGGGTTATTACCCGACCCGCGTGCCAAATGTGATTTTGCGTAACGTATTGGAAAATCCGGGTTGGTACACTGCCTACACCCCGTATCAGGCGGAAATTGCTCAGGGTCGTTTGGAAGCTTTGTTGAACTTCCAGCAGGTGTGTATCGATTTGACCGGTTTCCCTGTGGCAGGCGCGTCTTTGCTGGATGAGGCAACCGCTGCCGCCGAAGCGATGGCGATGGCGCACCGCGTGGGCAAAGTGAAATCCGAGCGTTTCTTTGTGGACGAGCGTGTGTATCCGCAAACTTTGGACGTGATGAAAACCCGTGCTAAATATTTCGGCTTCGAGCTGGTGGTCGGCGATTTTGCCCAAGCAGATGAAGGCGAATACTTCGGCGCGCTGTTCCAATACGTCGGCAAAGACGGCGATGTGCAAGACTTGCAGGACGTTATCGGCCGTCTGAAAGCAAAAGGCACAATCGTTGCCGTTGCCGCCGACATCATGAGTTTGGTTTTGCTGAAGTCTCCGGCTGAATTGGGTGCAGATATTGCTTTGGGCAACACCCAGCGCTTCGGCGTGCCGATGGGCTTCGGTGGTCCGCACGCCGCTTATTTCGCGTTTAAAGACGAGTTCAAACGTTCCGCCCCGGGCCGCATCATCGGCGTATCCAAAGACGCATCGGGTAAGCCTGCCTTGCGCATGGCTTTGTCCACCCGCGAGCAACACATCCGCCGCGAAAAAGCCACGTCAAATATTTGTACCGCACAAGCATTGCTGGCGAACTTGGCCGGTATGTATGCCGTTTACCACGGCCCTGAAGGCGTGAAACGCATTGCCAACCGCATTCATGCGCTGGCTTCTGCCTTTGCCGATGCGCTGGTTTCAGACGGCCTGAATGTGGTTCACAAGGTCTTCTTCGATACCGTTACCGTTGATTTCGGCAGCAAAGAGAAAGCAGACCAAGTGTTTGCCGCTGCTTTGGAATCGGGTTACAACCTGCGCCGCGTCAATGATACTCAAGTTGCGGCTGCATTCCATGAAACATCGGCATACGAAGATTTGGTTGATTTGTACCGCGCGTTTACCGGCAAGGATACGTTCACATTTGCCGATGACGTCAAAGGCCGTCTGAATGCCGAATTGCTGCGTCAAGACGACATTCTGCAACATCCTGTGTTCAACAGTTACCACACCGAACACGAAATGCTGCGCTACCTGAAAAAACTCGAAGACCGCGATTTGGCGATGAACCGCAGCATGATTTCATTGGGCAGCTGTACCATGAAGCTCAATGCGACTGCGGAAATGTTGCCGATTACTTGGGCAGAGTTCACCGACATCCACCCTTATGCTCCTGAAGCGCAAACCGCCGGCTACCGCGAATTGCTTGCTGATATGGAAAACAGCCTGAAAGCCATCACCGGCTTTGACGCGATTTCCTTCCAGCCCAACTCCGGCGCGCAGGGCGAATACAGCGGCATGCTGTCCATCCGTCGCTATCAAGAAGCCAACGGCGAGGGACACCGCAATATCTGCCTGATTCCTAAATCCGCCCACGGCACCAACCCAGCGACTGCCGCTATGCTGGGTTTGAAAGTCGTCGTTGTCGATACCGACGAACACGGCAACGTCAACATCGACGATTTGAAAGCCAAAGCCGAGCAATACCGCGACGCTTTGTCCGCCATCATGATTACCTATCCGTCCACCCACGGCGTGTACGAAGAAGGCATCCGCGACATCTGCCGCATCATCCATGAAAACGGCGGACAGGTTTACATGGACGGCGCCAACCTCAACGCCCAAATCGGCATCATGCAGCCTGCCGAAGTCGGCGCGGACGTGTTGCACATGAACCTGCACAAAACCTTCTGTATCCCTCACGGCGGCGGTGGTCCGGGCGTCGGCCCTATCGGTTTGAAAGCCCACCTTGCCCCGTTTGCACCGGGACACGCTTTGACCGACACCCACAGCGCCAGTGCCGACCAAACCGCCGTTGCTGCTGCGGCCTTCGGTTCTGCGTCCATCCTGCCGATTACTTGGATGTACCTGACCATGATGGGCAAACAAGGCATGGAGCAGGCGACACGCTGGGCATTGCTCAACGCCAACTACGTTGCCAAACGCCTGAGTGAAGACTATCCGATTCTGTATACAGGCAAAAACGGCCGCGTCGCGCACGAATGTATCGTCGATTTGCGTCCGCTCAAAGCCGAAAGCGGCATCACCGAAACCGACATCGCCAAACGCCTGATGGACTATGGCTTCCACGCGCCGACGGTTTCCTTCCCTGTTGCCGGCACGCTGATGATCGAACCGACCGAAAGCGAGAGCAAAGCCGAACTCGACCGCTTCATCGCCGCCCTGAAACAAATCAAACAGGAAGTGCTGAAAGTCGAGCGCGGCGAATGGCCGAAAGACGACAACCCGCTGGTCAACGCTCCGCATACCGCATCCGACGTAACCGGCGAATGGGCGCATCCGTACTCCCGCGAAGAAGCCGTCTTCCCATTGCCGTTCGTCCGCGAACACAAATTCTGGCCGAGCGTCAAACGGGTAGATGAAGTGTATGGCGACCGCAATCTGGTTTGCTCCTGCTTGCCGATTGATGCATACGAAGATTAA